From the genome of Nicotiana tabacum cultivar K326 chromosome 2, ASM71507v2, whole genome shotgun sequence:
tatattaaatttttcttttcttttccctcctTTCCTGGTAGGAATACCATTTAAACATATAATGTTTGTGTGAAAAGAAACCAACTTTGATTAAAAAACAAGTAGTAATTTTTGCgcaaaatataaaaattagtGGGTCGGTCAAAATTAATTTTATTcactaattaaaaaatatataaaatatgtatatacaaaaaatatatatttaatcgACTATTATTTTAGGAGcagctaaaaatatatatttctctaTAAAAAAAAATCGCCGCCCCTATTTCATACGACATCCTTCTTTACGTAttgtaaataaaaaaatttgataagaaatgaTATTCTAGTCCAGTGATCTCTAGGCTATGTCAACAAAATAATGTAAGAATTCCAAAGATAGCTCGTAAGGATTATAGTACTCTCAAGTTTCTTCCTTAGAATAACACTTTCTCAAGTTTGAAGTCATTGTTATGGTAtctatatttatactatattaaaagcacgaaagcccttagcgaaatgttgttcgTCATTTTTACCCTTAAAAAATAGAATTCACActggataaaatagtcattttattaattttctaatatttagtattttgaaatcaactacactttatttattatagtaggaAATCTCAATATTTAGGACATTTAAATCaacaaaaatattctttttataattcaaaatcctaatatttaggaccaaATATAACAACTAATTTTGACGTTAAACTACGTTTTAggaattcaaattttcaatattTTAATATCTAACCACtaaatattatatttgtattcaagacattaaagtcaaaaaatgaagaaaagaaatactaTATTGGTtcttccattttattttatttttgatccAGTACTATTGATTATTCTAAAAGTAAAGTTAGACACGGAATTAGAGTTAAAATAAGCCAATATACAATTAATATGAAGTATTAATttctactccctctgtctcaaattatttatcataATGTCTAAAAATAGATGTTtcaattatttatcattttagaagtttaagataaaattaattattttttccattttatcCTTAGTAGTAATTATTCTTGAAGATGTAAATGACACATAAATAAAGTAAATGTTCAATGAAGAGAGATTATATTAAGGACCGAAATAAAGGTAAATAGTCAAAAATTCAttctaattaatattttctttaaagaCGTGTAAAAGATAAATACGATAAATAATTTAAGACATGGGAAATTTATTAGTAATCAAGACTCAAGAGCCTTTAAATAGATAGAAAGATGATGAATTATTAGTGTTATGAAACATTTAGTTTAACAACAAAAACGTAACTCCCAACCAAATAAATAATTGGTCAATGTCAGAAATCTCATCAATTGGCGATGTTACAATTACGGATTATTAGTACAAAAAGTTGCAGTAATCAATAAAGTCACAAAGTTTATTAGCAAAGTTAATTAAGTTTTGATTGGTAGAATTGTATTTTCTAAAAGTTGAAGGCACCAAATTTTATTGGTATTTGtcctaaaaaaaaatataaaagaaaaattttaacTCACAAAATTAAAACTCTGTATTAAAATTATTCAAAGTTGCAAGTTGATATATATTTTTCTAAATACAAGAGGACTAAAAATAATAACATTGGATCTTTGATTAATATTAATTACTATGTATATATTGTTTCCGtcaactaatatatatatatatatatttttattttttttaataagaaaAATGTGTTATGTAAATTGAAATAgagaaaataatatttatataaatttttaaaCTTTAACACTCACTTATATACCCTAAAGCTAGTTAATAGAAAAATGAAAATCTAACATTGAGGAAATGGTTAATAATCTTTTATTAGGAGTatttaaatagaagaaaatgtGATACTTGCATTTTAGTTTCAAATTtcttacataaaataaaaatgtctCGAGAGATTTaacataaaattgaaaagtatttGGAACGTGCTACAAAACTATCCTCATTTTAGCGCTTCATCCAAGGAAGAAAATAGTTAACCACTTCATTATGCTTCTGATTAAGTTAATCTACTTAATTAGTTTGGAGAAAAAATCTCTACAAGTTGTAATTTActatctttctttttcatttgttaTCTTCTCTGGTTAAATACCCAACACAGCTCGCTCCTTTGCCCCTGTTGCTGCGAAAAAATGCAGAATCAGAACTTGTCCGTagctaaaaccctaaaccctaccCTCTTAACATTTCAATCACCATCTCTCGCCCATTTCTTCAACCCTCTTCGCAGAACACTACCTCAATTTCCATCCACCTTCAGAACTCCAAAGCCTCTCTCTATTCAATCTCGGCGAAATGACAGTGGCCGGAGGGACATCCGATCGTTTGCCGGCCGAAGCAAAGGAAAACCTGGTGGCCCATCAACAGGTCGCATCGAGGGAAGCGCTGAGTTCCGGCGACAAGCTAAGAGAAATGCTCGCCGGAAAAGCAAGAAATTAGCAGAAAGCCTTTTTTACAGGCTTAAGAACCCTCACGGAAACTACCCTGATAATTTCTCCGAAGAAGAGCTTCAAATGATTGGTTTAGGCTATGATAGAATGGTTAGGTTCATGGAAAAAGATGACCCAAATCTCAAAAACCCGTTTGATTGGTATAAATATGGTCAATTTGGCCCATATTCTTGGCGTGGAGTTGTTTTAGGGGAGCCTATTCGAGGGCGATTCTCGGACGAATGTGTATCCATGATTGGTGAAGTTAAAGACCAAGAAGAGTGGGAAAAGATAGAGCAACATGAAATGGCTCAGGAATTTCAGAATAGATTGGACGCAATGGATAAAAATGTGGGCTTTAGGTACTTTTGGGTGTTTGTAAGGCATCCTAAGTGGAGGATATCGGATTTGCCTTGGCAACAATGGACTTTGGTGTCTGAAGTTGCAGTTGAAGCTGGGAATCAGAGGTTGGATAAATGGAATTTGATGGGACGGCTCGGGAATATGGCGAGGTCATTGATCACACAATGTGCAGCATGGATGAGACCTGATATTGTATATGTACAGAGGCCTGTGTATCAGTGTAGATTTGAGCCTCAAGATGACTTTTTTAAGGCATTAGCGCCGTTGCTTGATCCAGAAAGTGAGCAggattttttgtttgaattgGAGGACGATAATGGGAGGGTGGAGTTATGTACTTATTTTGGCGGGTTGTGTAAGATTGTGAGAGTGAATCCTAAGGCATTTGTGGATGATGTGGTAAAAGCGTATGAGAAATTGAATGATGAAAAGAAGTCCAAGTGTTTGGGGTTCTTGTTGAACAATCATCCTGTGATGTTGTTGCATCCTTATACGAAAGAGTGGAAGGCGAAATTGGAGGAAATGGAAATGGGATGTGATGCaccggatgatgatgatgattatgGTAGTAATAACAAGGGGGAGACCGAGATAGTGGACTGGATTGAGGACGATGAAGATGGTGAAGATGGCGATGAAGATGAGGGTCAGTATGATGTGGATCTGGATGCAAGAggaagtgatgatgatgagccgGGTATCAAGGAGGATGAGGATTCAAGTCAGGAAGAGGATGCTACATTCtgggatgaagaatttaagaaggcATTGGGTAGTAACGAAGCGATGGAGAAGTTTGCCAAGAAATATATGGAGACATCTACGAAATTTTATGAAAAGAATATAAGGGCAATGGAAGAGAAGGAAGAAGAAGCAAAGAGAAATGGAGATGAATTAGCTATGAGAGGTGTTAGAGCCAAAGTTAGCCCACAGGAGTGGGAGAATCTTGGATTTGGTCCTTTTAGAAGGAAACTTAAGAAAGGAAAAACTCCTCCTGAATTGTTCTTGCGAGCTGCAGTTAGACCATTCACTTATAAGAATCTGGTAAAGGAAATTGTGTTGACCAGACATGCAATAATAGAAGGCGAGATTGGTCAGAAGAAATGAGGTAGTTACCAGCTTTTGCAATACAGAAGTACTCTTGTGTTACATTGGATATCATACGCAGAAAAGAATGTATTGTTAGTCGGAGCTAGgttatttttttgtataattgcATTTGAGGCAAAAAGCTGACTCTTCAATCTCACAAAGATTATTCTTGCTGTGAGAGTATATTGATACGAAGTTTTGATCGGAAGTTCAGCTTGTTCAGGCATCATCTTTATGTGTCTTCATAGAATACAGGCACGAAGGCATTTCGCTTATCAATTACTGCCGAAGCAGAAATTTGGAGCTTCTAAAACCACTTTAAAACTAAACTTGTTTCAAACACGATTATCCCCATTTTGACTTGAGGTATAAACAGTGGTCCTAGCTTTTCTATAAGCTAAACAACACTGGGTTTATAAATATTTGTATCAAAAGGTTAATGAAATCACTAGTCAAAAggtaatttaaaagaaattgcaCTACCAACTGATCTAAACGCCCTCCGCCAAACTACTCCTTTCTGCCCATgtcgagattttttttttttgcatcaaCGTCCCATCGCCAACCAGAAAAATTCAAAACTTTTAACCCATTCGTCAGTTTTGTATTAAGAAATTAGATAACCTATTTCTAAGCAATGCATCTCTTCATAGACTTGATTCTTGAATCTTGAAGAATAATTGCAGAAAATAAAAATGgaagataatttaaataagaaaaatctTCTGCAAAGCAATCAAAGGTATCTAACCAAGTATTATTTACACAATGCAACCCCCCTTTGTAGGGAAGGAGTTTTACGCATGCTCTCCTACCTGAGCTCAGATAGTCTTTTTCTACTATAGTGGATGTTACACAAAAAAGAGCTCCTTCGCAAGTAAACTACTTTCCAAAGAATTCCTCTGGAACATAAAATTTTAGTCCAATGGCCTGCAAACACAACAGTGGAACCCCATATTATACCTTGCATGTACTGAAGATGTGAACCTGTGGACTTATGGTGTGCCATTTTGGGGAAtgggaagaaaaatatttttgcctTTTAGAAGAAAAATCAACTATGCAACTGATTATTATTGCAAAAACGTTTGTGATATGGTTAGCATTTTGAAGAGAGCTTCTGAACCATATGTAATCAAGAATCATGCACATCAGCGAATCAATCAGTTAGGCAGGGAGGTAACTCAAGTTTGCATAAAGCAAAATTGAAAACAAGCATGCAACAACAATCAGCATCTAATGTAAGCCATGTAGCGGATTAGTCAGGTACCTGTGCAAATCTAATGTCAACATCACTATGATCGCCTTGTCTGCCAGCAGCATCACCAACATAAAAACATCTAGAATGACAATAAGCAAAGTTCCATTAGCTTTGACAAGCACTAGAAACAAAACAACTTAATTTTATAATTGGGCTATTGAACAAGGAAGAGGATATAACTTATCCATCTCAATGGAAATTCCAAAATTGAACTGCTTTTTCATAATATTCCACATCCCTATTTTAGGTTTGCGAAAGGGATCTTCTGGCTTACTATTACTCAAGCCACAAGCGATGAAAACCTGCattaacagagctatgaaaaaagCATTAGAATATACATACAGAGAAATGAAGTTGATTATTTTCTCTCTGCTACTTTCGTTATTTCCAAAGCTATGAAGAGATCTACTTtcattaaccccccccccccccacacacacacacccaaaaaaaaaaccaCAAACATACACACAAAAATCACAACCCATCACCAACAACCAAAAAAAGCTATAAAGAGATCCTACCTCAGTGAGCCTGTGAAAAGTTCTACTTATTTGATGAAAGCAAAAAGGAGGCATCAGAAACAAGGAAGAGATAAGTGCAGAAATGGAATGAACTACTAAAGATATACATTGATTTGTGTAACTAGGGTCCATCAAACCAATTCCCAGAAGCATTATCGTgaaaaatagtaattttaaatGAGAGAGACTTCTTTTACTTCCCCATTTTCCATTCCTCTGATTGGGGGAGGGGCTGGGGAAAATCACACAGGCATTTATAAGCAAATTATCAGCTACATTGAGCACCTTCTGAAAGAGATATAACCTTTGAAACATCTAAGAAAAAACACTAGCTGGATCCAAAATTGAGACACGCACAAACAGATTAAACCACCTGAAATGGAACACCAGCAAGTTTGATAAATTGTTCAAGTCGTCCAATCTTCGAGTCCACAGCTGCCTGCCTACTGTTCTTCCACCGCTCAATGTTGGACTCATTGGTAAATATTACCTGCTTGTGTTAATTAAAATTAGATGGCTAACCAGCAGAGAACACAATGAACTTGTCGCGCATACTTCAACTACCCCTAGTGACTTTATATACTGGAACATATGAATTAAACATGTTATTAAGAGATTTTACTAGAAAATGATATTTACCAGCTTATAGCCATCATTGTACAAGCTCTGCAACTTCTCTGGGATTGATGGATGCATCAGAGACCAAGCATCTGCACCAACTCTAAGAAAACGGAACTCTCACCAACATGAAAAATTTGGCTGTAAAAGTACTTGACGAATTCCAATATATTTATAACATCGATATATCTAGTTCATCCAAAACAAATTTAACACACaggggagggagggagggagggagggagggagagaaaagaaggagagtgtgtgtgtgtgtgtgggggggggggggggagg
Proteins encoded in this window:
- the LOC107786423 gene encoding uncharacterized protein LOC107786423 — its product is MQNQNLSVAKTLNPTLLTFQSPSLAHFFNPLRRTLPQFPSTFRTPKPLSIQSRRNDSGRRDIRSFAGRSKGKPGGPSTGRIEGSAEFRRQAKRNARRKSKKLAESLFYRLKNPHGNYPDNFSEEELQMIGLGYDRMVRFMEKDDPNLKNPFDWYKYGQFGPYSWRGVVLGEPIRGRFSDECVSMIGEVKDQEEWEKIEQHEMAQEFQNRLDAMDKNVGFRYFWVFVRHPKWRISDLPWQQWTLVSEVAVEAGNQRLDKWNLMGRLGNMARSLITQCAAWMRPDIVYVQRPVYQCRFEPQDDFFKALAPLLDPESEQDFLFELEDDNGRVELCTYFGGLCKIVRVNPKAFVDDVVKAYEKLNDEKKSKCLGFLLNNHPVMLLHPYTKEWKAKLEEMEMGCDAPDDDDDYGSNNKGETEIVDWIEDDEDGEDGDEDEGQYDVDLDARGSDDDEPGIKEDEDSSQEEDATFWDEEFKKALGSNEAMEKFAKKYMETSTKFYEKNIRAMEEKEEEAKRNGDELAMRGVRAKVSPQEWENLGFGPFRRKLKKGKTPPELFLRAAVRPFTYKNLVKEIVLTRHAIIEGEIGQKK